AGTGAGCCGTCGCAGCATATTCAGGGACCACCGCTATCCCTGTGCTTGTTCCCAGCCCTACTCCCCACCGAATGAGGATCCGTGAGCGAGATCGACGACGAACTGGCCGTCCTCGTGCCTAAGGCACGAGAGGGCGATCGTCGGGCGCTGCAGTCGATCATCCGTCTCATTCACCCCAAGGTGCTGCGCTACGCCCGGGCGCGCATCGGCGGCGGCCGGGCTCCCACCCCGGAGGACGTGGCGCAGGAGATCTGTCTCGCGGTGGCCACGTCGGTGGAGAACTACGTGGACAAGGGCCGGCCGTTCATGGCGTTCGTCTACGGCATCGCCTTCAACAAGGTCGCCGACGCCCACCGGGCCATGTCCCGCGACAAGTCCAATCCCACCGAGGATGTCCCGGACACGGTGGATTCGAGATTCAGCCCGGAAGAGGCGGCCCTCACACTCGACGGAAGTAACAGAGTGCGTGAGCTGCTCGATTCACTCAGTGAGAAGGCACGGGAGATCCTCATCCTGAGGATCTACGCAGGCCTGTCCGCCGAGGAGACCGCAATCGTCGTCGGCAGCACCCCGGGTGCAGTGCGGGTAGCACAGCACCGGGCGCTCGCCGCGCTGCGAAAACTCGTGGACGAACAATCTCTCGACCGCCAAGGAGTGCATGACTGATGGATCGCCGATACAGGTCCGGGTCCGGTGAAGATTTCGCCGACCAGTTTGCACCGTTGGCCAGGGACGACGAATTCCTCACCGCGCTGTCCCAGGGACAGGATCCCTCCGAGGGAACCGACGAACTCGCCGCACTTCTGCTGCAGCTGCGTGACGACGTCTCCGCACCCATGCCGCCGGCACCCCTCATCGACGAGGAGGAGACGGACGGGAACACCACCGTGATCCCGCTGGCCTCGCGCCGACGCCGTTCCGGCGCCCTGCTCCACGGCCTGGTGGGTGCGGCCGCAGCGACCGTGCTCATCGCGGGCTCGGGCGCGGTGCTCGTCGGCTCCGGGCTCATCGGGCAGCAGCATGATGACCCGACCGTGGTGGAACTCGCCGGCACCCTGGAGGAGATCCAGACCCGTGCGGAGGAGGGTGACATCAGCGGCACCCGCGAGCTTCTTGATGAGGCGCAGCGGCTCGTCGCCAGGTTGGACAGCAAGAACAACCCGGCCGCGGAATCCACCGGCGGGGCGCCCGTGCCGATCCGGGGAGAGAACCAGACGGCCACCGTCACGGAGACCTCCGACACGACCGTCGACGCCGAGGCCAGCCCGGTCACCGTCACCGCCCCGGGAGCCACCGTCACCGAGTCCGCCGTGGTCACCGAGACCGCGCGCGCCACGGAAACTCAGGTCGTCACCGTCACGGAGACCCGCGCGGGCACCGTCACCGTCACGCCCACGCCGGACGATGATGAGCCGGTCGTGCTGGGCGACGCAGGCTGAGCCTGAGTCAGCGGCGGCCCTCCAGGCCGTCGAGGTAGCCGACCGCGTAGTCCCAGGGAACGTAGGCGTCCACGTCGGGTTCCGCGCTCGGCTCGTGCACCGGTCCGAGCTCACCCTTCAGCGAGGCCTGCATGTTGCCGGCCATGATGTCCCAGTCGTAGTAGTGCATGATGTCGCAGTCCTCGCAGAGGAAGTAGATCCCCCGCATCCCGCGCGGCTCGAGGATGTTCTTGCACTCGCGGACGATGCGCAGATCCTCGAGGACATGGGCGCGTTCCTCGTCGGAAAGCGGCGGCACGTCCTCCGAGGCGTCGTCCTCGAGGAACGAGGCCGGGTCATTCGGGTCATCGGCGAACGGGTCACGCGGCATCATCGAGTCGAAGTTCACACAGGTCACCCTATTTGTCTCCGAGCCCGCGGGCAATTCTCGCCCGTGCGGCAGAGGCATTACAGTGAAGGCCATCAACGACGGCGATCGACGACCTGCAGGAGTGTTCCCCACCCATGACTGACCAGCCCATCTCTTTCGGCGGAGACAACCCCTCCAAGGTCGCGCTGACCGGACTGACCTTCGACGACGTACTGCTGCTGCCCGCCGAGTCCCACGTGGTCCCCAGCGACGTGGACACCTCCGCCCAGTTCACCCGCAATATCCGGCTGGGCATGCCCATCGCCTCCGCGGCGATGGACACGGTGACCGAGGCGCGCATGGCCGTCGCCATGGCACGCCAGGGTGGCATCGGCGTGCTGCACCGAAACCTCTCGGCGGAGGAGCAGGCGGGCCAGGTCGAGATTGTCAAACGCTCCGAATCCGGCATGGTCACTGACCCCGTGACCGCCCGTCCGGACATGACCATCGCCGAGGTCGACGAGCTGTGCGCCCGCTTCCGCATCTCCGGCCTGCCGGTGACGGACGAGGCCGGCAAGCTGGTGGGCATCATCACCAACCGGGACATGCGCTTCGAGCGCGACTTCGACCGCAAGGTCTCCGAGGTCATGACCCAGCTCCCGCTCATCGTCGCCGAGGAGGGCGTGGCCAAGGACAAAGCCCTGGAGCTGCTCAGCACCAACAAGGTGGAGAAGTTGCCCATCGTCGACGACAACGGCCACCTCCGCGGGCTGATCACGGTGAAGGACTTCGTCAAGACGGAGCAGTTCCCCAACTCCTCCAAGGACGCCTCCGGCCGCCTGCTCGTCGCCGCGGGCATCGGCACCGGTGACGACGCGTACGCCCGTGCGGGCGCGCTCGTCGACGCCGGCGTGGACGTGCTCGTCGTCGACTCCGCCCACGCACATAACAACCGTGTGCTGGAGATGGTCTCCCGCGTCAAACGCGACTTCGGTGACCGCACCGACGTCGTCGGCGGCAACCTCGCCACCCGCGAGGCCGCGAAGGCCATGATCGACGCGGGTGCCGACGGCATCAAGGTGGGCATCGGCCCGGGCTCCATCTGCACCACCCGCGTGGTGGCCGGTGTCGGCGCCCCGCAGATCACCTCCATCCTCGAGGCCTCCGTCCCCGCCCACGCTGCGGGCATCCCCATCATCGCCGACGGCGGCATGCAGTACTCCGGTGACGTGGCCAAGGCCCTGGCCGCCGGCGCCTCCACCGTCATGCTGGGATCCATGCTCGCCGGCACGATGGAGTCCCCGGGCGACATTGTGGTCATCGGCGGCAAGCAGTACAAGCGCTACCGCGGCATGGGATCCATGGGTGCCATGCAGGGCCGCGGCCTCAGCGGGGAGAAGCGCTCCTACTCCAAGGACCGGTACTTCCAGGCGGACGTCAAGAGCGAGGACAAGCTGGTTCCCGAGGGCATCGAGGGCCGGGTTCCCTACCGCGGCGAGATCGAGACCATCTGCCACCAGGTCGTCGGCGGACTGCGCGCGGCCATGGGGTACACGGGTGCGTCCAGCATCGAGGAGCTCCAGACCAAGCAGTTCGTGCAGATCACCGCGGCCGGCCTGAAGGAATCGCACCCGCACGACATCACCCAGACCGTCGAAGCCCCGAACTACCGCTAGAGGGAAACAGAAACCACCATGCGTGACAATGTCGAAATCGGCATCGGCCGCGAGGCCCGCCGCACCTTCCACCTTGACGACATCAATCTCGTCCCCTCCCGGCGGACCCGGTCGTCCAAGGACGTCGACACGTCGTGGAACATCGACGCCTACAGCTTCGACGTCCCCTTCGTCTCCCACCCCACGGACGCCCTCGCCGGCAGCACCGACTTCATCGCCGCCATGCACGAACAGGGCGGACTGGGTGTGATCAACGCCGAGGGACTGTGGGGCAGGCAGGCGGATCTTGACGCCGCCTTCGCCCGGCTGGCTGAGGCTGCCGCCGAGTCCGCTCCCGCCGCGACGCGGGTGCTCCAGGAGCTGCACTCCGCGCCCATCGACACGGAGCTGCTCGCCGAGCGCCTCGCCGAGGCCCGCTCCACCGATGCCACCCTCTCCGTGCGTGTCTCCCCGCAGCGCGCCCGCGAGCTGACCCCCGCGCTGGTCAAGGCCGGGGTGGAGCTGCTGTTCATCCAGGGCACCATCATCTCGGCGGAACACGTGGCCAAGGGGGGAGACCCCATCAACCTCAAGGAGTTCATCTCCGAGCTGGAGGTCCCGGTCATCGCCGGAGGGGTGAGCAATTACACCACCGCCATGCACCTCATGCGCACCGGAGCGGCCGGCATCATCGTCGGCGGCGGACGCAACACCTCGGCCGCCGCGCTGGGCATCGAGACCCCCATGGCCACGGCCATCGCCGACGCCAACGCCGCACGCCGGGAGTACCTCGACGAGACCGGTGGACGTTACGTGCACATCCTCGCCGACGGGGAGATCGAGACCTCGGGTGACATCGCCAAGGCCATCGCCTGCGGCGCGGACGCGGTCATCCTCGGCGCCCCGCTGGCGGCGGCCAGCGAGTCTCCCGCGGCGGGCCACTACTGGCAGTCCTCCGCCGCTCACCCGCGTTTCCCCCGCGGGGTCATCGAGCGCGACGAGTTTGCCCTCGCAGCCGAGGAACCCGTCTCCCTGGCGAGCCTGCTGCACGGCCCGTCCTCGGACGCCTTCGGCTACGAGAACCTCTGCGGCGGTCTGCGCCGGGCGATGGCGAAGTGCGGATACACCGACCTCAAGAGCTTCCAGAAGGTGGATCTGGCCGTATCTTGAGTTTTTG
This sequence is a window from Corynebacterium doosanense CAU 212 = DSM 45436. Protein-coding genes within it:
- a CDS encoding sigma-70 family RNA polymerase sigma factor — translated: MSEIDDELAVLVPKAREGDRRALQSIIRLIHPKVLRYARARIGGGRAPTPEDVAQEICLAVATSVENYVDKGRPFMAFVYGIAFNKVADAHRAMSRDKSNPTEDVPDTVDSRFSPEEAALTLDGSNRVRELLDSLSEKAREILILRIYAGLSAEETAIVVGSTPGAVRVAQHRALAALRKLVDEQSLDRQGVHD
- a CDS encoding DUF5319 domain-containing protein → MTCVNFDSMMPRDPFADDPNDPASFLEDDASEDVPPLSDEERAHVLEDLRIVRECKNILEPRGMRGIYFLCEDCDIMHYYDWDIMAGNMQASLKGELGPVHEPSAEPDVDAYVPWDYAVGYLDGLEGRR
- the guaB gene encoding IMP dehydrogenase is translated as MTDQPISFGGDNPSKVALTGLTFDDVLLLPAESHVVPSDVDTSAQFTRNIRLGMPIASAAMDTVTEARMAVAMARQGGIGVLHRNLSAEEQAGQVEIVKRSESGMVTDPVTARPDMTIAEVDELCARFRISGLPVTDEAGKLVGIITNRDMRFERDFDRKVSEVMTQLPLIVAEEGVAKDKALELLSTNKVEKLPIVDDNGHLRGLITVKDFVKTEQFPNSSKDASGRLLVAAGIGTGDDAYARAGALVDAGVDVLVVDSAHAHNNRVLEMVSRVKRDFGDRTDVVGGNLATREAAKAMIDAGADGIKVGIGPGSICTTRVVAGVGAPQITSILEASVPAHAAGIPIIADGGMQYSGDVAKALAAGASTVMLGSMLAGTMESPGDIVVIGGKQYKRYRGMGSMGAMQGRGLSGEKRSYSKDRYFQADVKSEDKLVPEGIEGRVPYRGEIETICHQVVGGLRAAMGYTGASSIEELQTKQFVQITAAGLKESHPHDITQTVEAPNYR
- a CDS encoding GuaB3 family IMP dehydrogenase-related protein translates to MRDNVEIGIGREARRTFHLDDINLVPSRRTRSSKDVDTSWNIDAYSFDVPFVSHPTDALAGSTDFIAAMHEQGGLGVINAEGLWGRQADLDAAFARLAEAAAESAPAATRVLQELHSAPIDTELLAERLAEARSTDATLSVRVSPQRARELTPALVKAGVELLFIQGTIISAEHVAKGGDPINLKEFISELEVPVIAGGVSNYTTAMHLMRTGAAGIIVGGGRNTSAAALGIETPMATAIADANAARREYLDETGGRYVHILADGEIETSGDIAKAIACGADAVILGAPLAAASESPAAGHYWQSSAAHPRFPRGVIERDEFALAAEEPVSLASLLHGPSSDAFGYENLCGGLRRAMAKCGYTDLKSFQKVDLAVS